Within Desulfobacter sp., the genomic segment ATATCCGACTTATTAATCGTGGTCCAGGCAGTGGAGCCAAGGATATCAAAATCGATTTCGCTCCTGTCATTATAGGGATGGGTGGAGGTCCCGTACTTCAGGTCATTGGTAAATGTAAACCGGATATCGTCGTTGTCATCGTCGTTGCCAGAACCGTCCAGGTCGATGACCGCCTCTTCATGGTCACCCTTGAGGGTGGCGTCGGGATATTCCTCGGGGGGCACGTTGGGGTCGGTATTAAAGGCAAAATGGCTGTTGGCATTGATGGCGCCGCCGGCCGAGGGGTTAAAGGTCAGGTCAGGGCTGCTGTCCCCGTCAAAATCAATGGAGAAAACTGCGCTGCCGCCGGTATTGATGATGGCGGCGTCGGCATATTCCCTGGGCGGGGTGGGGTCCATGTCGAATTTGATATTCTGTCCGGCGGCCGTGTTCAGGGCACTGGAAAATGAATACTGAACCGTTGTGGGATTGGCAGAAGGCGGCGCCGTGCCATCCAGATACCAGGTTCTGAATACCACTGTGGTGTTATTTGAGGCGGAGGGTACAATCTCCATCCGGCCCAGACCTGCGCCGTTACCGCCGATATTGGCCGTATTGGACACACCGGTGGTGATGGTGGACCAGACACTGCCGGTCCAGTGCAGTTCGGGCTGGGGCCCGGCCGTGGTGGAAAAGGCGCCCTGGCTCCCCGCACTGGTCACCGTTACCTTGGGATCGTTTTTAGGTACAAAGGTAAAGGTGGAGGTAAAATCCTCTGACTTGATATCGTCATTCCATTCCCAGTTTGTCCCGTTATATGCCAGTTTGATGCCCGATGCCACCATGGAGACATCCTGGGCATTGACGATGGCCGTGGTGGAGGTGGTGGTGGTGACGGCACCGCCGCCGCCGTCGGTGATGTTCACACCGGTTACCAGTGTCTGGGCGGAGGCGGGCTGTGCAGCCACCTCGGGATTGGACCAATACCACTGGCCGCTGTTTCCGGTGCCGCCGTACGGATTCCAGATAATGCCCAGTCCCTTGGAGTCCTTATCCATCACCCCGGGATCATTAATTTCAAGCTTGGTGTTGTCGTTGGCGGTTTCGCCGAAATACCGGGTGCCTTCGATCCCCTGGACATGGAGGTTGTTGGGGTCGTTGATGTCAAATCCCAGGGAATCCGTAGCCACCGCCGCCTGGGCCAGCTGAATTTTAAGGTCGGGATCGGTTTTGGGCGGGCTGGTCTGGTCAAGGACCAGATGGATCTCATCATTATCGGAGTAGATGATTTCCGCATTGGGGTAGTTGGAGGGTTTTTCAGTGGCCGGATCAATGGAGCCGTCCCTGTCCTTGTCTTCAAACTGCCAGACAGCCCCGTCATATTCAAAGCTGAACCCGTATCCGTCCTTGGCCATGGCCTCACTGTTCATGATCTTGTACTCGATATTGTCGACGGTGTTCACCCCGTTGGCCGTAAAATTCCCCAGGCGGCCGGTGAATTCATCCATGGTGAAATCGAGGATGTCACCGCTGCTCTGGCTGAAGGTGATGGTCCCCCGTGCCAGAAGCCCCTTGGAATCAGTGCCCTGGACCAGGTCCCGCTTATCTTCTTCGGGATTGCAGGTGACCACATATTCCCATTCAGTGCCGGATTTTTTATCGTAAAAGATACTGACGTCATGGGTGGACCCCAGGGCATCGTATACCTTGGTCACGGTCTGGTATTCATAATTATTGGAGGGCAGGTAGGTATCCTCACCGGAATCCCAGTTATTGGACAGTACAATGGCTTTGCTGGCGGCATCGGCATCCAGGTTGGTGATGGCCGTGATCTGGGAGCTTTTCTTGGGGGGGCTGGTAAAGGCCTGCAGCACGATATCCTTGATGGAACCGGTATCCTCTCCGTCATCGTTGAGTTCCCACCCCTGAACGATATACCCTTCGGGGTTGATGAGCTGCCCGCCTTTATCGAAATAAAAATTCCCCGCCCGGGTATAGTACAGGTTTTCCGAATTGGACTGGCGCATGATGAAAAAACCGTTGCCGCCAATGGAAAGATCGGTTGCATTGCCCGTGGACTCAAAAGACCCCTGGTTGAAATTCTGGGCCACATCCCCTACGGCCATGCCGCGGCCAAGCTGTTCGGCCCCGGCCTGGGTGGCCACACTTTCATACAGGGTGTCCGCAAAGGTCATTCTTCCCTTTTTAAACCCCACGGTGTTGATATTGGAAATATTGTTACCCGTTACCTGAAGGGCATTTCCCATGTTTTTCAACCCGCTGGTACCTGTAAAAAGCGAACTTGATAAAGACATAACTTCCTCTCTTTGTTTATTTTATCTTTTTTGCAACCTGTAGCGCTATTTGATTCCCGTCACACTGTCCAGTGTCAGCAGCCGTGAACTGTCCTTAAGTTCCAGGAACTGCTGGCCGTTGACAATCTTAATACCGGCCACCTCTTCATTGACTGGGGTGTCGGCCAGTTTCCCCCTGGACATGACCTGGTACTGGTAAAGGCCGTCGGCCACTTTGTCGCCGGAATTGTCGGTGCCGTCCCACTCATAGGTATTGGCCCCTTCAACGGTCTGGTCTTCGCTGATCTGCACTGTCTTGACCAGGTTGCCGGCGGCATCAAGGATATTGAGCACGGCCAGGGCCTTCTGATCCAGATTGAAACTCAGGTCGGTCCCCGCCACGGCCCCGTCTTCCACCTGGACAATGGGCTGCTCCGAGGTAACAGTCTTGCCCAGGTAGCCCACCAGGGATTCGGGTTTTTCAGTGGAGGTTTCGGCCTTGTCCCGCACCGCATCCACAGAGGCCGGATCCATGAGCACCCCATTGACCACCAGGAAGGCATTGCCGTTACTGTAGGAAACGCCCTGTACTTCCCCGGATACGGTTGAGGAAAGGTCCGTGAACCCGGCCCCGTAGTTGGCGCTGACCGTATATGTATAGGTGCCGTCGTCGGCCATCTTCCCGCTGCTGTCCTTGCCGTCCCAGGTAATGGTGTGGCCGCCGGCCTCCTGCTGGCCGAGGTTGAATGTCCTGACGGTATTTCCCTTGGCATCGGTGACGGTGACTTTCACCTCTGCGGGTGTATCAATGCTGAAGTAGCCGCTGGAAGCCGTGCCGTCCTGAAGGGCGATGGTGTCCACCTTGCCCGCCACCTCTTTACCGATATAGTCCATGATATCAGAGGAAGAACCGCCTCCGGAATTGCCGGCCACACCTTCCATGGTTTCATTCAGGTTCATCAACTGCTCCAATTGTGAAAACTGGGCCAGCTGTGCTGAAAAATCAGTACCGTCCATGGGATTCAGGGGGTCCTGATTTTTAAGCTGGGCCACCAGCATGGTTAAAAAGGCGTCCCGCCCCAGCGCATCATTCTTTTGGGCCGTTTCGTCTTCCCTCGGCGTGTATGATGATACGATGTTGTCCAGTCCGGCATTTCCAGTTGATGTAACCGCCATTGTTTTTTCTCCAAATCAGGTAATAATTTCAAACTTAATTGAGCAATGTCTGTGCCAGCCAC encodes:
- a CDS encoding flagellar hook-basal body complex protein, yielding MSLSSSLFTGTSGLKNMGNALQVTGNNISNINTVGFKKGRMTFADTLYESVATQAGAEQLGRGMAVGDVAQNFNQGSFESTGNATDLSIGGNGFFIMRQSNSENLYYTRAGNFYFDKGGQLINPEGYIVQGWELNDDGEDTGSIKDIVLQAFTSPPKKSSQITAITNLDADAASKAIVLSNNWDSGEDTYLPSNNYEYQTVTKVYDALGSTHDVSIFYDKKSGTEWEYVVTCNPEEDKRDLVQGTDSKGLLARGTITFSQSSGDILDFTMDEFTGRLGNFTANGVNTVDNIEYKIMNSEAMAKDGYGFSFEYDGAVWQFEDKDRDGSIDPATEKPSNYPNAEIIYSDNDEIHLVLDQTSPPKTDPDLKIQLAQAAVATDSLGFDINDPNNLHVQGIEGTRYFGETANDNTKLEINDPGVMDKDSKGLGIIWNPYGGTGNSGQWYWSNPEVAAQPASAQTLVTGVNITDGGGGAVTTTTSTTAIVNAQDVSMVASGIKLAYNGTNWEWNDDIKSEDFTSTFTFVPKNDPKVTVTSAGSQGAFSTTAGPQPELHWTGSVWSTITTGVSNTANIGGNGAGLGRMEIVPSASNNTTVVFRTWYLDGTAPPSANPTTVQYSFSSALNTAAGQNIKFDMDPTPPREYADAAIINTGGSAVFSIDFDGDSSPDLTFNPSAGGAINANSHFAFNTDPNVPPEEYPDATLKGDHEEAVIDLDGSGNDDDNDDIRFTFTNDLKYGTSTHPYNDRSEIDFDILGSTAWTTINKSDIATTGYYGFTTDFLGGDFGATETKIEMNIGTKYVNNAFVNDSLSTTQYSKASSTIFQDADGYAAGDLTRVQVASDGIMTGIYSNGQLIPLFRVGLANFRNNYGLSNEGSNLFMETRASGTAITNKPGENGLGNISPNSLEMSNVDISEEFVNMITNQRGFQANSKTITTVDDMMQTVIQMKR
- a CDS encoding flagellar hook capping protein — its product is MAVTSTGNAGLDNIVSSYTPREDETAQKNDALGRDAFLTMLVAQLKNQDPLNPMDGTDFSAQLAQFSQLEQLMNLNETMEGVAGNSGGGSSSDIMDYIGKEVAGKVDTIALQDGTASSGYFSIDTPAEVKVTVTDAKGNTVRTFNLGQQEAGGHTITWDGKDSSGKMADDGTYTYTVSANYGAGFTDLSSTVSGEVQGVSYSNGNAFLVVNGVLMDPASVDAVRDKAETSTEKPESLVGYLGKTVTSEQPIVQVEDGAVAGTDLSFNLDQKALAVLNILDAAGNLVKTVQISEDQTVEGANTYEWDGTDNSGDKVADGLYQYQVMSRGKLADTPVNEEVAGIKIVNGQQFLELKDSSRLLTLDSVTGIK